Proteins from a genomic interval of Desulfofustis limnaeus:
- a CDS encoding N-formylglutamate amidohydrolase, which translates to MDLLSEADIIAAIRSGTPVSALVDSGAFHIVVPRYIPAVATAIHDGHEVPGPVEAAMLVSVEERCFEEDPYTGRIADTVAISLVMHHSRYYYDVNRRPAACIYDEAWGKKVWRSFPDEQARAAIVDLHASYFRVLDALLSALEQRFPAVVLYDLHSYNYGRLRGEPPLFNIGTHFIDSQQWHSLPDRLAEGLRSIAVPGIANRTVFDEVFVGKGYQAEHIRSHHDRCLCLPLEIKKVFLDEVSGRLCVERFQALQNGLTEVLASHAAACAQQWSAGDFSKNDFVRT; encoded by the coding sequence ATGGACCTGCTCTCGGAAGCCGACATCATCGCAGCAATCCGATCCGGCACACCTGTTTCGGCATTGGTTGACAGTGGTGCCTTTCATATTGTCGTGCCGCGGTATATCCCGGCCGTGGCGACAGCGATTCATGATGGACACGAGGTCCCCGGGCCGGTCGAAGCGGCGATGCTGGTCTCGGTAGAGGAGCGGTGTTTTGAAGAAGACCCGTACACCGGGCGGATCGCCGATACGGTCGCCATCTCCCTGGTGATGCACCACTCCCGCTATTACTACGACGTGAACCGGCGGCCGGCTGCCTGTATCTACGACGAAGCGTGGGGAAAGAAGGTCTGGCGGAGCTTTCCCGACGAGCAGGCGCGGGCTGCCATAGTCGATCTGCATGCCAGTTATTTCCGCGTACTCGATGCCCTGCTGTCAGCGCTGGAACAACGGTTCCCGGCCGTCGTGCTGTATGATCTGCATTCGTATAATTACGGACGCTTGCGGGGGGAGCCACCGTTGTTCAATATTGGTACCCATTTTATCGACAGCCAACAGTGGCACAGCCTGCCCGACCGACTGGCGGAGGGGTTGCGGTCGATAGCCGTGCCCGGGATAGCCAACCGCACCGTTTTTGACGAGGTATTTGTCGGCAAGGGATACCAGGCAGAGCATATCCGGAGCCACCATGATCGTTGTCTCTGTCTGCCCCTCGAGATCAAGAAGGTGTTTCTGGATGAGGTGTCGGGACGGCTGTGCGTGGAACGTTTCCAGGCACTGCAAAACGGTTTGACCGAGGTGCTGGCCAGCCATGCCGCTGCCTGCGCCCAGCAGTGGTCAGCGGGCGATTTTTCCAAAAACGATTTTGTGCGAACATGA
- the amrS gene encoding AmmeMemoRadiSam system radical SAM enzyme — translation MKEALLYQPGDDGSVHCRLCSHQCTVKPGRRGICGVRENREGKLYSLVYGKVAAEHIDPVEKKPLFHFLPGSLTYSLSTVGCNFRCLHCQNHTISQVVGSPDEMPHQRRRPADIVAAAEASGCRSISYTYTEPTIFFEFAYDCCQAARQQGLFNIFVSNGYMSREAAEMLVPVLAAINIDIKAFSETFYHKVCGAKLQPVLDNVRFFRAHGVWVEVTTLVIPGMNDSDEELRSIAEFLVACDPDIPWHVSAFRPTYKMLDRPPTPAQRLLSARDLGLAAGLRQVYVGNIYGSGGEDTVCPGCSQVLVRRRGFRVEQNAIRDGCCLSCSLPVAGIWDESGLTASRQLSAE, via the coding sequence ATGAAGGAAGCATTGCTCTATCAACCAGGCGACGACGGTTCGGTCCATTGCCGTCTCTGTTCCCATCAATGCACTGTCAAGCCCGGCCGACGGGGTATCTGCGGTGTTCGGGAAAACCGGGAAGGAAAACTCTATTCGCTGGTGTACGGCAAAGTTGCCGCGGAACACATCGACCCGGTGGAAAAGAAACCGCTGTTCCATTTTCTCCCCGGTTCGCTGACCTATTCCCTGTCCACCGTTGGGTGCAATTTCCGCTGCCTGCACTGTCAGAACCATACCATCTCCCAGGTTGTCGGGTCGCCTGATGAGATGCCTCATCAGCGCCGTCGGCCGGCAGACATCGTCGCCGCAGCGGAGGCGTCAGGGTGCCGATCGATCAGTTACACCTATACCGAGCCGACGATTTTCTTCGAGTTCGCGTACGACTGCTGTCAGGCGGCACGCCAGCAGGGGTTGTTCAACATCTTCGTGTCCAACGGCTACATGAGCCGTGAAGCTGCGGAGATGCTGGTGCCGGTGTTGGCGGCCATCAATATCGACATCAAGGCGTTCAGTGAGACCTTTTACCACAAGGTTTGCGGCGCCAAACTGCAACCGGTGCTGGACAATGTCAGGTTTTTCCGGGCCCATGGTGTCTGGGTCGAGGTCACGACCCTGGTTATTCCGGGGATGAACGACTCGGACGAGGAACTGCGCTCCATCGCTGAATTCCTTGTCGCCTGTGACCCGGACATCCCGTGGCACGTATCCGCCTTCCGTCCCACCTACAAGATGCTCGATCGCCCCCCCACCCCGGCCCAGCGGTTGCTGTCGGCTCGCGACCTCGGATTGGCCGCCGGGCTGCGCCAGGTCTACGTGGGAAATATCTACGGGAGCGGCGGCGAAGATACCGTTTGTCCCGGTTGCTCGCAGGTGCTGGTGCGCCGGCGGGGCTTCCGGGTGGAGCAAAACGCTATCAGGGACGGCTGCTGCCTCTCCTGCTCCTTGCCGGTTGCCGGTATCTGGGATGAGAGCGGATTAACGGCGTCCCGCCAGTTGTCGGCGGAATAA
- a CDS encoding AAA family ATPase, producing the protein MLFTDSGGAIPYVLDEELARIVNISMTLEMPLLIKGEPGTGKTMLAHAIAERLGMPLLVLNVKSSMKLIEALYQYDTLTRLNDSRFGDSRRDVSNIKEYIRMGKIGQAFTAEQRCVLLIDEIDKADTEFQDDMLDVLDQMQFDILETDEVIRARQRPVIIITSNAKKDLSDPFLGRCNFHHIAFPDAETMRRIISVHFPDISERLAEGALRVFYELRSLDGIEKKPATRELINWIRALQADPDFRSGAALEREIPYLGILFKKSGDYHKSQPGATKRRLFRH; encoded by the coding sequence ATGCTGTTCACTGATTCCGGCGGCGCCATTCCTTATGTGCTGGACGAAGAATTGGCGCGTATCGTCAACATCTCAATGACCTTGGAGATGCCGCTGCTCATCAAGGGCGAACCGGGTACCGGCAAGACCATGCTGGCCCATGCCATTGCCGAACGTCTCGGCATGCCGCTGCTGGTGCTCAATGTAAAATCGAGCATGAAACTGATCGAAGCCCTCTATCAATACGACACCTTGACCCGTCTCAACGATAGCCGGTTCGGCGATTCCCGACGCGATGTCAGCAATATCAAGGAGTATATCAGGATGGGCAAGATCGGCCAGGCCTTCACCGCCGAGCAGCGGTGCGTGCTGCTGATCGATGAGATTGACAAGGCCGATACCGAGTTTCAGGATGACATGCTCGATGTCCTTGATCAGATGCAGTTTGACATCTTGGAGACCGATGAAGTGATCCGGGCCCGGCAGCGGCCGGTAATCATCATCACTTCCAACGCCAAGAAGGATTTGTCGGACCCTTTTCTCGGCCGTTGCAATTTCCATCATATCGCCTTTCCCGACGCTGAGACGATGCGCCGGATCATCTCCGTGCATTTCCCTGATATCAGTGAGCGGTTGGCCGAGGGGGCTCTACGCGTCTTTTACGAGCTACGCTCCCTCGACGGTATTGAGAAAAAGCCGGCAACGCGCGAGCTGATCAACTGGATTCGCGCCCTGCAGGCCGATCCCGATTTCCGCAGTGGTGCTGCCCTGGAGAGAGAAATTCCCTATCTGGGCATATTGTTCAAGAAAAGCGGTGATTACCACAAGTCCCAGCCGGGGGCGACCAAACGCCGCCTTTTTCGCCATTGA
- a CDS encoding MFS transporter, whose product MSRPFVTGIAARVFLPFAAGYFISYLFRVVNAVIASDLAGDIGIGPSALGLLTATYFISFASFQVPLGLLLDRFGPRRVEAVLLIFAGIGAVLFARAESLAGLIVGRALIGFGVSSCLMAAFKAYTIWFDRQHWPMINGFQMASGGLGALAATYPVEVLLGFTDWRGVFMLLAGMTWAIAVLVFVVVPERRDGLSPEPIARQWQGVRQVFADRGFWRSAPLTTMSQTALLAIQGLWAGPWFRDVVGLDREGVAASLFGIAVAMICGWLVLGTLAGRLVQRGYDLMLVAVAGMAVFIVVQLLLLVCPVSWALPLWLAFGFFGTSGIIAYPALSQMFPLQLSGRVSTAINLLVFVTAFIGQWLIGVIIAFWPVGADGRYAVPGYRTGFLLMAGLQILGLVWYVVSSRRAR is encoded by the coding sequence ATGAGCAGACCTTTCGTGACCGGCATCGCGGCCCGTGTTTTTCTCCCCTTTGCGGCCGGCTATTTTATTTCCTATCTGTTCCGGGTGGTCAATGCGGTTATCGCCTCGGATTTGGCCGGCGACATCGGCATCGGCCCATCGGCTCTGGGCCTGCTGACCGCCACCTATTTCATCTCTTTTGCCTCGTTCCAGGTTCCCCTCGGGCTGCTGCTCGATCGATTCGGGCCGCGCCGGGTCGAAGCGGTGCTGCTGATTTTTGCCGGGATTGGGGCGGTGTTGTTTGCCCGGGCCGAGAGTCTGGCTGGATTGATCGTCGGTCGGGCATTGATCGGGTTCGGGGTATCGTCCTGTCTGATGGCGGCGTTCAAAGCCTACACCATCTGGTTTGATCGCCAGCACTGGCCGATGATCAACGGTTTTCAGATGGCCAGTGGCGGCCTGGGGGCGCTGGCAGCCACCTATCCGGTGGAGGTGCTGCTCGGTTTCACCGATTGGCGCGGTGTGTTTATGCTCCTGGCCGGCATGACCTGGGCCATCGCCGTCCTCGTTTTTGTTGTGGTCCCTGAACGCCGCGACGGTCTTTCACCGGAGCCGATAGCAAGACAATGGCAAGGAGTCCGGCAGGTATTCGCTGATCGCGGTTTCTGGCGGTCGGCGCCACTGACCACCATGTCGCAGACGGCCTTGCTCGCCATCCAAGGCCTCTGGGCCGGGCCCTGGTTTCGCGATGTGGTCGGGTTGGATCGTGAGGGCGTGGCCGCCTCCCTGTTCGGTATCGCCGTGGCGATGATCTGCGGCTGGTTGGTACTCGGTACGCTGGCCGGGCGTCTGGTGCAGCGCGGTTACGACTTGATGCTGGTGGCGGTTGCCGGGATGGCTGTTTTCATCGTGGTACAACTCCTGTTGCTGGTGTGTCCGGTTTCCTGGGCCCTGCCGCTCTGGCTGGCCTTCGGTTTCTTTGGTACCTCCGGTATCATCGCTTACCCGGCGCTGTCACAGATGTTCCCGCTGCAGCTTTCCGGTCGGGTGTCGACTGCCATCAACCTGCTGGTCTTTGTCACCGCCTTTATCGGTCAGTGGTTGATTGGCGTGATCATCGCGTTTTGGCCGGTTGGTGCGGACGGCAGGTATGCGGTACCCGGTTATCGAACCGGTTTCCTGCTGATGGCCGGTTTACAGATCTTGGGCCTGGTGTGGTACGTGGTATCCTCTCGTCGGGCTCGATGA
- a CDS encoding PEP/pyruvate-binding domain-containing protein produces the protein MTVHPTILPTAFDPHFKVFHELMPFKVQEILLVSSLYDAYIMEEDGSITTRLIHEYHGLNLSKAPKVTRVSTGEEALEVLARKRYDLVITMPYLGGMNAYELGRKIKENRPRLPVILMAHNLRSVYPLPIDYPSRCIDNIFLWCCEDDLLMAIIKNVEDHANVDNDTARAMVRVIIYVEDSPDFRSLFLPALYREVVRQTQAVLDESINERHRLLRMRARPKILLAHTYEDARRLYETYKPYVFAVISDARFPRGGKIDPRAGERFLSDIRAEVSDLPLLMISSEEQNRIRAEAIPAVFIAKQSTEIRNDLHEFCLTYLGFGDFVFRTPDGKPVATASNIMEFERAVGVVPADSLRYHALRNHFSNWMMARSEVGLARQVHRDFIGDLNNAEDVRREIITKVRALRKLRQQGVITGYDAEYYDPEINEFVKIGEGPIGGKARGLAFMWACLQRPGAKQSVLNEFPVVIPKTVVVSAQGFDDFLTQNQFSQWDAIPDEHIADLFIDGRLPSWLRQELEALLRKCHFPLSVRSSSLLEDGQFRPYAGLYSTYFLANNHPDFDTRFAHLESAIKMVYASTWFESPQAFSRGIGSGSREDSMAIIIQELVGADYGGRWYPSISGVAQSHNYYPVQGMLASEGIAHIAVGIGKTVVEGERNLRFSPAHPQKLIQFSTVEDMLANCQRQLYALDLTTGCVNRYNANLERYHIQDVADDPPVRMTASAYIPEEQRIRDADMPGIKVITFAQILKYSDYPLGDILRELLTIGRTGMGSEVEIEFAVQLAPRLADSTFYLLQIRPMVTGGEREDVFIESAEVPTALVYSRQSLGHGRITTVRDIIYVKPDTFEAAATREMAREIGVLNRKLAGEGRHFLLIGPGRWGSNDHWLGIPVQWSDISNAQIIVEVRNQLLRADPSQGSHFFQNLTSLGIPYLTVDEENGGTDTSDRDRIDWQILQGLPVESDGRWVRHVRSEKALLAKCDGRSSIGLISLTN, from the coding sequence ATGACTGTACATCCCACCATCCTGCCCACTGCTTTTGATCCGCATTTCAAGGTATTCCATGAGTTGATGCCGTTCAAGGTTCAGGAGATCTTGTTGGTTTCCAGCCTCTATGATGCCTATATCATGGAGGAAGACGGCAGTATTACGACCCGTTTGATCCACGAGTATCATGGCCTCAACCTGAGCAAGGCGCCCAAGGTGACGCGAGTCTCCACCGGAGAGGAAGCGCTCGAGGTGCTGGCCCGCAAACGGTACGACCTGGTCATCACCATGCCCTATCTGGGCGGCATGAACGCCTATGAACTCGGTCGGAAGATCAAGGAGAATCGGCCGCGGCTGCCGGTGATCCTGATGGCCCACAACCTCCGTTCCGTCTATCCGCTGCCCATCGATTACCCATCGCGCTGTATCGACAACATCTTCCTCTGGTGCTGCGAGGATGATCTGCTGATGGCCATCATCAAGAACGTCGAGGATCATGCCAACGTCGACAACGACACCGCCCGCGCCATGGTCCGGGTGATCATCTACGTCGAAGACTCGCCCGACTTCCGGTCTCTTTTTCTGCCGGCCCTCTATCGGGAAGTGGTTCGGCAGACACAGGCGGTGCTGGACGAGAGCATCAACGAGCGCCATCGACTGCTGCGGATGCGGGCTCGCCCGAAGATCCTGCTGGCCCATACCTACGAGGACGCCAGACGGCTCTACGAGACGTATAAACCGTATGTCTTTGCGGTGATTTCCGACGCCCGTTTTCCCCGGGGCGGCAAGATCGACCCTCGGGCCGGCGAACGGTTTCTCTCCGATATTCGTGCCGAGGTCTCAGATCTGCCGCTGTTGATGATCTCGTCGGAAGAGCAGAACCGTATTCGTGCCGAGGCCATTCCGGCGGTATTCATTGCCAAGCAGTCAACGGAAATCAGAAACGACCTGCATGAGTTCTGTTTGACCTACCTCGGTTTCGGCGACTTCGTCTTCCGTACGCCGGATGGCAAACCGGTGGCAACCGCTTCCAATATTATGGAATTTGAACGGGCGGTTGGCGTGGTGCCAGCCGACAGCCTGCGTTACCATGCGCTGCGCAACCATTTTTCCAACTGGATGATGGCCCGCTCCGAGGTCGGTCTGGCCCGTCAGGTGCACCGTGACTTCATCGGCGACCTCAACAATGCCGAGGATGTGCGCCGGGAAATCATCACCAAGGTGAGGGCCCTGAGGAAACTACGGCAGCAGGGAGTGATTACCGGCTACGATGCCGAATATTACGACCCTGAGATTAACGAATTCGTCAAGATCGGCGAGGGGCCCATCGGCGGCAAGGCGCGCGGGCTGGCTTTTATGTGGGCTTGTCTGCAACGGCCCGGGGCCAAGCAATCGGTGTTGAACGAATTCCCGGTGGTCATTCCGAAGACCGTGGTCGTCTCCGCCCAGGGGTTCGACGATTTCCTCACGCAGAACCAGTTTAGCCAGTGGGATGCGATTCCGGACGAGCATATCGCCGATCTGTTTATCGATGGCCGGTTGCCGTCCTGGTTGCGCCAGGAGTTGGAAGCACTCTTGCGCAAATGTCATTTCCCGCTGTCGGTCCGGTCGTCCAGCCTTCTTGAAGACGGCCAGTTCCGTCCTTATGCCGGGCTCTATTCCACCTATTTTCTGGCCAACAACCACCCTGATTTCGACACCCGCTTCGCCCATCTCGAATCGGCCATCAAGATGGTCTATGCCTCCACCTGGTTCGAGAGTCCGCAGGCCTTTTCCCGGGGAATCGGGTCTGGTTCGCGGGAAGACTCCATGGCGATCATCATCCAGGAACTGGTGGGAGCCGATTACGGCGGCAGGTGGTACCCGTCCATTTCCGGGGTGGCACAGTCACACAATTATTACCCGGTCCAGGGCATGCTTGCCTCCGAAGGCATCGCCCATATCGCCGTGGGTATCGGCAAAACGGTGGTGGAAGGGGAGCGGAACCTCCGGTTTTCTCCGGCTCATCCGCAGAAGCTGATCCAGTTCTCCACGGTGGAAGACATGCTGGCGAATTGCCAGCGCCAGCTCTACGCCCTGGACCTGACCACCGGCTGCGTCAACCGCTACAATGCCAACCTGGAGCGTTACCATATTCAGGACGTGGCGGACGATCCGCCCGTACGAATGACGGCTTCTGCTTACATCCCCGAAGAACAGCGGATCAGAGATGCGGACATGCCGGGGATCAAGGTGATCACCTTTGCCCAGATCCTCAAGTATTCCGATTATCCGCTCGGCGATATCCTCAGGGAGTTGTTGACCATCGGGCGCACCGGCATGGGTAGCGAGGTGGAGATCGAGTTTGCCGTACAATTGGCCCCCCGACTGGCCGATTCCACCTTTTACCTGTTGCAGATCAGGCCGATGGTCACCGGCGGTGAACGGGAGGATGTGTTTATCGAGTCGGCGGAGGTCCCGACCGCTCTCGTCTATTCCCGGCAGAGTCTCGGACATGGAAGGATTACTACGGTCCGCGACATTATCTATGTGAAACCGGATACCTTCGAGGCCGCTGCGACTCGGGAGATGGCCCGAGAGATCGGCGTGTTGAACCGCAAACTGGCCGGCGAAGGGCGCCATTTTCTGCTCATCGGCCCGGGGCGCTGGGGCTCCAACGACCACTGGCTCGGCATTCCCGTGCAGTGGAGTGACATCTCCAATGCTCAGATCATCGTCGAGGTGCGCAACCAGCTGCTGCGTGCCGATCCATCCCAGGGCTCGCACTTCTTCCAGAATCTCACCTCGCTCGGCATACCGTATCTGACGGTCGATGAAGAAAACGGTGGAACCGACACGTCGGACCGGGACAGGATTGATTGGCAGATCTTGCAGGGGCTTCCGGTTGAATCGGATGGTCGCTGGGTCCGCCATGTGCGATCGGAAAAAGCGCTGCTCGCCAAATGTGACGGCCGATCCTCTATCGGTCTTATCTCGTTGACGAATTAG
- a CDS encoding SIR2 family NAD-dependent protein deacylase: MIVITEDGGGTALDLAVTALREARLAVALTGAGISVGSGIPDFRSRDGLWSRFPPDEYATLDVFRADPVKAWHLFRALARILRNKQPNPAHFALAEIERQGVLHGIVTQNIDGLHQLAGSRTVLEIHGEHRHLHCLRCGVMVPVPDEDVGTDDLPRCASCRYPLKPNVVLFGEAVRAMGEIDALVKRCDLLLVIGTSAQVYPAAGLIPAVKRNGGVIFEFNREQALGGFAFGGREVLTDYYFQGDAGKTLPLLLQALQS, translated from the coding sequence ATGATTGTCATCACAGAAGACGGTGGCGGAACAGCTTTGGACCTGGCGGTGACGGCACTGCGCGAGGCACGGCTGGCGGTGGCGCTGACCGGTGCCGGTATTTCCGTGGGCAGCGGTATTCCAGACTTTCGCAGCCGTGATGGCTTGTGGTCCCGTTTTCCCCCGGACGAATATGCGACACTGGACGTGTTTCGTGCCGATCCGGTCAAGGCCTGGCACTTGTTTCGGGCGCTTGCCCGGATCTTGCGGAATAAACAACCCAACCCGGCGCATTTCGCCCTTGCTGAAATCGAGCGACAGGGGGTGCTGCACGGCATTGTCACCCAGAACATCGATGGGTTGCACCAACTGGCCGGCAGCCGCACCGTCCTCGAAATCCATGGCGAGCATCGACATCTGCATTGCCTTCGCTGCGGCGTGATGGTCCCGGTGCCGGATGAAGACGTGGGCACCGATGATCTTCCCCGGTGCGCGTCCTGTCGCTACCCGTTGAAACCCAACGTCGTCCTGTTCGGCGAGGCGGTGCGGGCCATGGGCGAGATCGACGCGCTGGTCAAACGGTGTGATCTGCTGCTGGTTATCGGTACCTCGGCTCAGGTATACCCGGCGGCGGGGCTGATCCCGGCGGTGAAGCGCAACGGCGGGGTCATCTTCGAGTTTAATCGGGAACAGGCGTTGGGAGGGTTTGCTTTCGGCGGCCGGGAAGTCCTCACCGATTATTATTTTCAAGGTGACGCCGGAAAAACCTTGCCTCTTCTGCTGCAGGCCCTGCAGTCATGA
- a CDS encoding arginyltransferase: MALYDRFCNQEFARLERQLDRYFISLRMECPYQLPYEATFYQALFGPLTDHVMELFLAAGYRRNGNSLYTMRCASCSSCIPIRLHPAEFRMNRNQRRVMKKNADLSVHFNSVQMNEENLLLCERFLRERYPQRSNTALGYYSGFFLNHIVTSLELHYRLDGRLLGNGIIDIGENWMNAVYFYFDPDQAGRSLGSFNILTMVDFCRQKGIDYLYLGYYIPGVSAMDYKARFYPHYLRLDNTWRRFDRP, translated from the coding sequence ATGGCTCTCTACGATCGATTCTGCAATCAGGAATTTGCCCGGCTGGAGAGGCAGCTCGATCGTTACTTCATCAGCCTGCGCATGGAGTGCCCTTACCAGCTGCCCTATGAGGCGACGTTTTACCAGGCCTTGTTCGGGCCGTTGACCGATCATGTCATGGAGTTGTTTCTGGCCGCCGGCTATCGTCGCAACGGCAACAGTCTCTATACCATGCGCTGTGCCTCCTGCTCATCCTGTATCCCAATTCGCCTGCACCCTGCCGAGTTCCGGATGAATCGCAACCAGCGCCGGGTGATGAAAAAAAATGCCGATCTTTCGGTGCATTTCAATTCGGTGCAGATGAACGAGGAAAATCTACTTCTCTGCGAGCGGTTCCTCAGGGAGCGCTACCCCCAGAGGTCGAATACCGCCCTTGGCTACTATTCCGGGTTTTTCCTCAACCATATCGTCACCTCGCTGGAACTCCACTATCGTCTCGACGGCCGTCTGCTCGGCAACGGCATTATCGACATCGGCGAAAACTGGATGAATGCCGTGTACTTCTATTTTGATCCGGATCAGGCGGGGCGTAGCTTGGGATCCTTCAATATCCTGACGATGGTCGATTTCTGCCGGCAAAAGGGAATCGATTACCTGTATCTCGGTTACTATATCCCCGGTGTTTCGGCCATGGACTACAAGGCACGTTTTTATCCGCATTATCTGCGGCTGGACAACACCTGGCGACGCTTTGACCGGCCCTGA